Part of the Alteracholeplasma palmae J233 genome, TTGGCTAAATCCAAGTGTTTTAAACATTAAATTTTGAACTTGTTGTCTGTGGATTCTAATAGATCCTCCGCCAACTTCATAACCATTCCATACAATATCATATGCTTGTGCAAGTGAATCTTTTGGGTTATTTTCTAAAATATGCGCATCTTGTGGTGCTGTAAATGGGTGATGCATTGCATAATATCTTTGTTCTTCACTATCATATTCTAATAATGGCCAGTTAACTACCCATAGTAAGTTATCTTTTGTTTCATCAATCATATTAAGATCAGATGCTACTTTTAATCTAAGTGCACCTAATGCTGGTAAAACATTTTCTGTTTTACCAGGTACAATCAATACTAATTCATCTTCTAAAATGAAATCTTCTTTTTCAATGAATTTAGCAATAGAACCTGATAATTGTCCGTTTTCTTTTCTTAAGAAAGCTAATGCTTCACCATGATGTTTTTTAACTAAAGCTGCATATTCATCTAGTTTTTTTCTAGTAATTGATTTATCATTTTTGACACGGATGGCTCTTATAGTTTCTTTTCCTTCAAAAAGAGGAATTGCATAACCATTAAGTATTGATGTTAAGTCTTCTATTAAACATTCAAAACGCGTATCTGGTTTATCACTACCATATAAATTTAAAGCATCTTTATAATCCATTTTTTGTAATGGTAAAGTTATTTTTTTGTTTAGTACATTTTTAAATAAATTGGCGAATACTTCTTCTGTTAATTCCATAATATCTTCTTGTGTGATAAAAGAGGCTTCAACGTCTATTTGTGTAAACTCAGGTTGTCTATCGGCTCTTAAGTCTTCATCTCTAAAGCATTTAGCTACTTGGAAGTATTTTTCAAATCCAGCAACCATATATAATTGTTTAAAGATTTGAGGTGATTGTGGTAAGGCATAAAATTGGCCTTCATATAGACGTGATGGAACTAAATAGTCTCTAGCACCTTCTGGAGTAGATTTTGCTAGAATAGGTGTTTCTAGTTCATAGAATTTGTTATTTAACAGTGTTTGTCTAATAGATTGTGTGATTTCATGTCTTTTAATTAAGTATTTTTGTACACTTGGTCTTCTTAAATCAAGATATCTATATTTAAGTCTTGTTTCTTCTAAACTTTCTGACTCTTCTTGCATACTAATTACAGGAGTTTCTGATTCGTTTAGTAAAACTAGATTTTTAACATCTACTTCTATTTGTCCTGTTATTATTTGGTTATTTTTATTTTCTCTTTCTAAAACTGTTCCAGATACTTCAATTACATATTCAGATTTTAAAGATGAAATGAGTTCATATTGTGGATGTTCTGGTCTAATGACTAATTGAGTGATACCAAAATGGTCACGTAAGTCAATAAAGATTAATCCACCTAAGTTTCTTTTTTTAGCAACCCAACCTTTTAATAAAACAGCTTCTCCTACATTATTAAGTGTCAGTTCATTGTTATGGTGTGTGTATTTATTTTTCATTTTTTAAGTAACTCCTTTAAGTGTTTAACCACAATCTTATTAGGGATTGTTTCTTGTGTTTCTGTTTTTGTATTTTTAATTGTAATCATTTGATTCTTAATTTCTTCTTCACCTAATATTAGTAAGTAAGAAGCATTTTGCTTAATTGCTTGTTTAAGTTGTCCTTTAAAATTTCTATTCATATAATTCATTTCAGCTTTAATATCATTACTTCTTAATTGATTTAAAAGTGTGGTTGATACTAAACTATCTTTATTATCAAAAGTTAGAATATAAGCATCTAATTTATCTTCATCAATTAATGAAATATCTTCAGCTTCAAGTGCTAATAAAAGTCTTTCCATCCCAAAAGCAAATCCGATTCCACTTAGGTCTGGTCCTCCTAGTTCTTGGACTAATTTTTGATAACATCCGCCTCCGCCTAAAACATTTTGTGCTCCAAAACCTTCAATATCAGCTTCTATTTCAAATACTGTATGACTATAGTAATCTAATCCTCTTACTAGTTTAGGTGCTGTTTCATATGGAATATTTGCCTCATTTAAACCTTTTAATACAAGCATATAACGTTCGTGCGCAGCTGGTGTTAAATGTTCTGCTGGAACTGGGGCAGTTTGTAAGGCAATGTGATCTTTATCAATTTTACAATCTAGAATTCTTAATGGGTTTTTATCAATTCTTTTTTGACAATCTTCACATAGAGTTTCTTTGTGTTTACTAAAGTGATCAACAAGAATTTCTTGATAGTTTTTTCTAGATTCTGCATCACCTAAGGTATTGATTCTAACTCTTACTCCCTTTAAGCCTAATCTTTTAATTGTTTCATAAGCAAGTGATACAACCTCAATATCTAGATAAGGGCTATCAGATCCAACAGCTTCGATACCAAATTGACTGAATTGACGATATCTTCCTTTTTGTGGTCTTTCATATCTAAAATTAGGTCCCATATAATAAAACTTAGATACATCTTGATTGACATAAAGTTTATTTTCAACGTAACTTCTAATAACACCAGCCGTTCCTTCTGGTCTTAGAGTTAGTTCTCTATCACTTCTATCTAAAAAATTATAGGTTTCTTTAGTCACCATTTCTGATTGTTCTGTTTCTCTATGGAAAACTTTACTATATTCCATAATAGGTGTTCTAATTTCTGAATAATTGTAGACTTCAAATATTTTTCTCACCTTTTGTTCAAGTGCTTGCCATCTTCTTGTTTCATCAAATAATAAATCATATGTTCCTTTAACCTTTGTAATCATTTTCGTACTCCTTTTTTGTTAGTTGATACCAGTAAGTATCTTCATATTCTTGTTCAAATCTATTATAATAATTCATTTTTTTTATTTCTATCAATTTAAAATGATTAGCTTTAATTACCTTCATACTTGCCAAATTAGATTCAGCATGTCCTATGAGTAGTGTTTCATAATTAAGCTGGAAAAAACCTATTTTAATGAGCTTAGATACTGCTTTTTTCATGATGCCTTGATTCCAATAATTAGAATTAAGGACATATCCGATTTCTACTGTGTTATCAGGGTGGATTGTATGAAAGTCTAGTGTTCCAATCATTTTATTTAACTTTAAATCAACAATAGCATATCCGACAGGAAGTCCTCTTTTAGGCCTTTCTAAAAAGTGGTACTTAATCGTATCATAGGCTTCAGTTTTTGTTAAGTAGGGTCCCCAACTGAGTAATTTGATTACTTTATAATCAGAACCATACTCAAAAAGATCTTTATAGTCATCTAGTTGAATATCTCTTAACATATAGTTTGAAAACAATACTGAAGATGCCATATGAACATTCCTTTCTTAATAAAATAAAAACGTCCTTAAATAAAACTCTAAGGACGAATTAATCGCGGTACCACCTTAGTTCTATAACAATTGTTATAGCACTTAAAAATAGATTAGTCTCAAAAGGTGTCTGCTTATACTTTTTATGCAATCTTTCACCAACATTGCTCGCTTTAATAAAAATTATTATAAGTCTATTCTTTCTCATCAACTGATTTAATTATATTAATATCATATAAGATTTACATCTTTTTGTCAATCTATATTGAATCTTTCATTTGTTTTAATTTAGATTTAATAGGCTCATGGTAATATCTATAAGTAATCACAGTAATCACTAAGACTGGTAAAGATAGAATCGTTCCATAAATGCCAAATACTGCACTTCCAACTAAGACAAAAGCAATAGAGATAACAGGATTTATTTTTAGCTGCTTTTTATAAATTTTAGGGTTAATAACATAACCATCTAATTGAGGGAAAATGAGCATAAAAATAATTAATCCTAGAATTGGAATTGCGGCATGAGCAACTCCCATAATGACAATTCCAGAAAATGTTATCGATAAATATCCTCCAAAATAAGGTATTAAAGATAAAACAGATGCTGTAATCCCAACAATTAAAGCATACGGTAATAAAGCATGGTTAAATATAGATAATATTAAAAATAAGGTTGTATATTCTAAAAATTGAATACCTGCAATAATAATTTCTACTCTTACATAATTGTTTAATTCTGTACTTAATGTTTTGACATATTGATATGTATGTTCATTTTTTTCTTTCAAGTGTTCGGTTACTTTTTGTTTAATCTTATTAAAATTAAATAAGAAAGTAATACCTACAATCACCATTACGATTGCCCCAATAAAAATTTGAGCAACTTCTTCCACCGTACCATTGGTAGCGGTAAATAAGTTATTAATTCGTGCGACAACTTTATCTACAAATTCTACAACATAATTAGAAAACTCATCTGTATTGATATTAAATAGTTGTCCAATTTCAGTAATAATATTTCTAACCCCATTTGAAAGATTAGTTAAATTAGGAACAGCTGGTTTAATAATATAAATAACAATAAGTGTTATTCCTATAATGACTGTTGAATATAAAATAACAATTGCAAGTCCCCTATGAACTTTAAATCTTTCTAAGAAGTTGACTGCAGGATTTAAGACAAAAGCTAGAATAAAGGCAAATATTAATGGTAATAAGGCAATAAGAATCCTTTTAGCAACAGGAAATGCATAAGGAATTAGTAAAATTGCTACATAGATAATTGCCAGTAAGACTAATATGTTGATTAGTTTTTTATTTATCATTGTTATATTTCGATGATGATTGTAACGGGCCCATTGTTAATAGAGGCTATTTTCATATCAGCACCGAATTCTCCTTCCTCAGTTGGAATAAATTCTTTCATTTTTTTTACAAATGTTTGATATAACAAAGATGCTTTTTCTCTATTGAGTGCTTTAGTAAAGGATGGTCTATTGTTTTTAGACGCATCGGCATAAAGGGTGAACTGTGAAATAAGTAAACAAGATCCCTTCACATCTAGAATATTTAAATTCATTTTTTGTTCACTATCTTCAAAAATTCTTAATTTAATAATTTTTTGAATCATTTTATTAACGTGTTCTTCAGTATCTTCCAAGGTAAATCCAACATAAACTAATAACCCTTCGTTGATTGATCCAATTACTTTATTTGAAACAGTTACATTGGCTTCTGTTACTCTTTGTACAACTACTTTCATCTGATATCTCTTTCTATTTGATAAACTTGGGATACTTTATGTAAATTAGCAATCAATTTACTGAGCTCATCAAAATTAGCAACTGATACTTTTAACTTTACTGTAGATTCTAATTTAGTGTTAGAAACAGCATTCATTTCCAAAATAGATATGCCTAAAGCATTAATGGTTGTAATTACTTCTGAAATAAGTGAGTCTCTGGTTGTTCCTACTAATTTTACCCATGTTCCAAACTTTCTAGTTACATTTTTTCCCCAGTAAGCAGGAATTAATCTATTTTTATCATATTCTGATAAATTAGGACAATCTAGTCTATGAATAACAATACCACTCCCTTTAGTAACATATCCTGCTACTTCATCATTTAATACTGGTGTACAGCAATTTGCAAGTTTTAATTGTGGATTTGTTAGTCCATCTACAATTACTCCAGTTTCACTTTGTGCAATAATTTGTCTGGTAGCTTTTTCCATTTGTTTTTGAAGCATGGCTTCTTTATCTACTTCTGGTTGAACAATTTTATTGATTACTGTTTTAACACTTATCGTGTTTTTACCAATTTCATGATATAAATCGGATAAAGTTGAGATCATATTCTTTTCAAAGTTTTTCTTAACAAAATTATCATCTAGTGATTGTGTGATTTTATTAGCAATGAATTCTTTTTCTAACTGATCTTTTCCAGATTGAACTAAAAAGTCTTTATTCTTTTTATTTAAAAATCCCTTAATTTTATGTCTTGCATGTGAACTTTTGGCTATTTTTAACCAGTCATCACTAGGACCAGAAGAATTTTTATTAATCTTAATACTAATAATATCTCCTGTTTTTAATTCATATTCAAGAGGGACAATTCTATCATTAACGATTGCTCCAACCATTCTTGTTCCCAAATCAGTATGTATTCTAAAAGCAAAGTCAATAGGCGTAGATCCTTTTGGTAATTCAACTACTTGTCCTTTTGGAGTAAAAATATATACATTAGCACTTAAGATATCACTTTTTACTGTTTCAACAAATGATTCTGATCCACCGTCTCTATCATCATCGTCTTCTGACATCTTAAGAAGTTCGCCATACCATTTAAGTTTTTCAGCAATTTCAAATTGTTCTTTTTCTTTGGAGTATGCTTTATTTTCTTTATAAGCCCAGTGAGCAGCAATACCATTTTCAGCAATATCATCCATCTCTTTAGTTCTAATCTGAACTTCAAATAATGTTCCATCATTTGCTAAAACAGTTGTATGAAGTGATTGATATAAATTGGGTTTAGGAACAGCAATATAGTCTTTAAATCTTCTAGGAATAGGAGTATAGTTTGCATGAATTAATCCTAGCGCTTGATAACAGTTTTCAACTTTATCAACAATAATTCTTACCGCAAGTAAGTCATAAATATCTTCAAAATCTCTATTATTTTTAACCATTTTTTTATAGATACTATAGATATTTTTGATTCTTCCTTTAATTTCATACTGATTTAAATCATATTCTTTAAACATTGTTTTTATATTTTCTATAACAAGTTCTATTGAATGTTCTCTTTGTTCCATTTTTAACTTGATTAAATTATTAACTTTATAATACATACCTGGATCAGTATATCTTAAAGATCTATCCTCAAGTTCTGCTTTAATCCTAAAAAGTCCTAAGCGGTGTGCTAAGGGCGCATAAATTTCTAAAGTTTCTGAAGCAATCCTAACTTGTTTATCTTTAGGCATAAAGTCAAGCGTTCGCATATTATGTAGTCTATCTGCAATTTTAATAATAACCACTCGAATATCTCTTGCCATCGCAAGCAACATTTTTTGATGATTATCAGACTGCGTGCCTTCTTGATTGAATGATAGTTTAGTTAGTTTCGTGACACCATCAATTAGGCTTGCTACATCTTTACCAAACATTTGTGTTAAATCATCAAAAGTAACATCTGTATCTTCCACTATATCATGTAATAAACCTGCAACAAGTGTATTAGGACCCGCATTAAGTCCAGCCAAAATACGTGTAACAGCAACCGGATGAATAATATACGGTTCTCCACTACGACGCATTTGACCTGTGTGTTTGCTTTTAGCTAACAAGTAGGCTTTTTCAATTTTATCTAAATCTTCTTTTTTAGTAATATATTTTGAAACATCATCTAATAATGCTTCATATAATGGGTCTACTTGCATAAAGCCACCTTCTTTTCTAATATTTCATAAGTGCTTTAACTGGGTATTGTTTAATTTTATCTCTTCCGTTTAATTCTTCTAATTCTATTAAAAATGCTAATCCAACAACAATTCCACCTAATGATTCAACTAATGAGATGGTCGCTTCTACAGTTCCACCTGTTGCAAGCAAATCATCTATAATAAGTACTCTATCACCTTTTTTAATAGCATCTTTGTGTATAGATAATGTATTTGTTCCATATTCTAAGTCGTATGTAACACTTTGTGCTTCTCTTGGTAATTTACCAGGTTTTCTTACTGGGGCAAACCCTATTCCTAAGTTAACAGAAACTGGACAACCAAAAATGAATCCTCTTGCTTCTGGTCCAACTATTAGAGTTGCTTCTTGTTCTTTAGCAAATGTAGTAAATTCATCTGATGCATATTTATATGCCTTCCCATTTAACATTAAAGGCGTAATATCTCTAAATAAAATTCCTTCTTTAGGAAAATCAGCTACTGAAGCAATATAATCTTTTAAATTCATGTTCTTAATGTCCTCCGACTAAATTAAAAAAGCGAATGCTTTTTCGTGTATCTATATTTTAATCTAAAACGAGCAATTTTACAAGGTCAGTATATGATATAATATTTAAGTAGGAGTTGATTATATGCAACCTTTAGCTTATCGCATGCGTCCAAAAAACTTTGATGATGTTTATGGACAAGACCATTTAGTAGGTTCTAATGGTGTTTTAACAAAAATGTTAGAAAAAAATAAATATTTATCATTTATTTTATATGGTTTACCGGGAACTGGTAAAACTACTATCGCAATGCTTTTTTCAGAAAAAAGTCAGTTAGATACTTATTTTTTTAATGCCTCTACTGATAATAAATCTAGATTAGTTGATATTTTAAACACAACAACTTATCACAATGTATTACTAGTAATAGACGAAATTCATAGAATGAAAAAAGATATTCAAGATTATTTATTACCGTTTATGGAAAATGGTAAGGCAGTTGTCATTGGTATGACAACAGTCAATCCTTATCAAAGCATTAATGCTGCTATTCGTTCTAGATGTCATTTATATGAAGTGAGATCTCTTTTAGATGAAGATATAAAAAAAGCTTTATTAAAATCTGTTCATAGTCTTGAAGTTGATATTAAAGTAAAACCAGAAGCACTTGATACAATTATTAGATTTTCTAATTTTGAAATTAGAAGTGCTTTAAATCTTTTAGAAGCTGCTTCTTTAGTTTTAAACGATGGTGATACACTAACATCTAACATTGTTAGAAGTGTAGCTGGTAAAGCACAACTTGCCCTAGATGGTGGTGAAGATCATTTCTATGATAATTTAAGTGCTTTACAAAAATCAATTAGAGGCTCTGATGTTGATGCTGGTCTACATTATCTAGCAAGGCTTATTACATTAGGTGACTTAGAAATCATTTACAGACGTTTAATTGTCATTGCTTATGAAGATATTGGTCTGGCTAATCCAACGATGGGACAAAAGGTTTTAGCGGCTTGCGAGGCTGCTAAGATGTTGGGGATGCCTGAAGCTAGAATTCCACTGGCTAATATTGTTATAGATTTAAGTTTATCTCCTAAGTCAAACAGTGCTTATACTGCTTTAGATAAAGCAATAGATGATTTTTCTAATGGTCATGCTGGTAAGATTCCTAATCAAGCTTTAAATAGAGAAATTAAAAAAGACCCTAGTATTTATCATTATCCTCATGATGATGTTAATAGTTTAAATAGTCAAAGATATATTCCTGATAATTTACTAAGTAAACATTATTATGTTCCTAAAGAAGAAAGTGCTTATGAAAAAGCACTTAGTGAAAGAAAGAAACTCATTGATAAAGTTAAACATATAAAATAATAGATTAAGAATTAATTTTCTAGATAAAATAGAAATTAGTTCTTTTTTTGTATCTTGATATTCTAGAATTTTCATTAATAGACAAAATAACTATAAAAAAAATTTATTCTTAAATATGTTATAGAAAAAGAGGGAATTACAATGTTTTTTCCCTCTTAAATAGATTAAATTATAACATTATATTTATAAGATAAAAATGACTTAATTTATTTTTTAGAATCAAATGTATAGCCTTTGAATACTTTTTCAATTTCATCTTCTTCTGGTTCTGGTATATCAATTATAATTTTTTTACAATGATCACAAAAATAGGATATGCAGTAGTAAGTTTTATCTTCGTCGTTGTGAAGGTTTATACTATTCTCAGCCATTCTAAAACGCCATTTTAGGCGCCACTTACGATTATAAGGATACCAAGCAATATTATCTCTAAAGTTAGGTATATATCCTTTAACCATGTCATTTTGACATATAGGACATTTCAATATATCGTTTGTTTTCATTTGAATATTTTACCAAAATCCGATATATCTATAATCGGGGTAACATCACCATAGAATATATTATTTCCTTGATAGTAATTGATATAATTACTATTATGACTTAGACTTTCAAGCGATGTATCTGTCCAGTGAAATTTAACATAAATATATCCTCCACCGCCATAAGACCCCGGTCTTGATGTGGAAACAAATTCACAACTATACCACGATGTAATACGAATCACTTGTTCTCCTTGTACATCTGCTGAAGTTCTAAGAGTAACAATTAAGGCACTTAGCCAAGCTCGGTGTTCATCAACACGTTTAGAATTTCCTGATGGAAGTATGGAAAAGGCAGATAACCCCAAGCTGATATTTGTTAAGGCAGCTTCTGCTGCTCCTGGAATTAATGCAATCAAAGCTATGCCAAGACTTGCTTTCGAAGCGCTAGTTTGCAGTTTCATAAAAAGATTATCTGAATAGCGTCCTAATTCATTGTATATTTTTTCTAAATCATTAGCAATCTGTCTTTTTTCTTCAGCACCCCAAACAAACAATACTCTAGATAAATACTTAGTTGTAGATGCATTGTTTGACATAGTTAAAAAACTATCAAAATTACCAGTATTTTTTACACCAGAATGATTAGCTATTGTCTCATAAATAGGTTTTCCCTCATAGTTATCTGGATCTATATTGTTAGGAAAGTAGTGACTTGTCCAAACTGCTGCTTTGTATTGTGCTTTATTTTCAGCCGACAAGTAAAAACTTGTTCCTGTTAGAGTTGATGAATTTAGTTTTAGTTCGTATGTATCAGAATCATTATTATGATCAAACATTGAATAGACATGAACATAATATGTTCCAGCACCAAGCGTAATATTAATCAATTCATTTGCATTACCACTTTTATAGCCACCACTACCAGGTACAAATTGCATATTCCAGTCATAGATTTTAACATCATAATCACATCCACTTGGCAGTGATTCCAAGGTGAGTGCCAACTCGATCTTTGTTCTAGTAACAAACTTAAAATAGTCTTGATCATTATCATTTCCATTCCACCAAGCATTGGTATGAAGTGTAGCGTATATAGTGCTAGTTCTATTTATAGTTGTAGCATTAGAAAAATTGTTATTACTTTCATACTTATCTCCGCTACCTTGAGTCCACCCTTTGTGCACGACTATATCACCGACATCATATGTTTCTGGCATTCCTAATTCACTTATTCTTTGTTCAGAAAATTGCATTGGAGGAACATATACATCTTCATAAGGACTATATTTATCTTCAGGTTCCGTTTCAAGTGCTTCAACAGACATAAATCCCATTAGTAGGGTACTACTTGTTATTAAGCAAAGCAAACATAATATTTTTTTCATATAATTAATATTCTCCTCTTTATTTTTATAAATTGAGATTGTTACTAGTAATGATAAATATGTGATATTACAAATCAAAATTTTTTATTATTGTTTATTATATCCATTTTTTCTTTACTATTCTATTCCTTATGCTGATAAATACTTTACATCTCTAAAATTTGTTCGAACATACATTTTATATCTAATCACCACCTCCGTCACTTTACTTTGAAACAATAAAAATACTGAAATTCTATAATTACTATCTTTATTTTATCAACTATTACTAGTATAGAACAGGGCAAAACTGTCATTAAAAGTAAAAATGTTATAAATGTTAAATATATTTTAATTTTTTATATACTTATTTGTCTGGTTTGAAATTGAAAGCAAGTTATCTTTATTGATAATCCCATTATTATATTCTTCTCTTAATTCATAGAAGTTGCAATCGTTCCAAACTAATGCTGAATTAGAGTCATTAAATAAAAATTCGAATCCATAGATTTCTATAGTTATCATTATCATATATTAATAATTATAAAAACAGTTGCTTAAACTCACTAAATTTAAGCAACCATCATTTCATGTATTATACTATTTTTATAATCATTTAGTTTTTAAAACTTAACTAATGAATCTATTTCAACTACTTCTCCACTAGCAATTGCTTTATTAGCCGCAACCCCAGTTAATACTGATTTAGCTCCATCAATTTGATTAGCTGATCTATTGAAACTATCTTCTTTGGGTTCTCCAAAGATAAAATCTAGCATGACATTATCTCCTCCGCCATGCCCACCTTTACCTTCTACAAAGTGTACTTCATATGGCTTTCCAAACATTGGATGAACAATAATTTGTTTCTTAAGAGTAGCTCCTTCATCAGATTTTTCTCCACCTGCATTAATATATGATTTTTCTATTACATTATATTCTATTCTACCTTTAGATCCATTGATAGATACATTGTATCCTTCCCATGGCATATAGGAGTTTAAAGAATATGTTAAGATTGCTTTAGAATCATATTGAACAATAACTCCCATTGTATCTTCAATTGAGATGTCATCTGCAAAGACACTTCTATCTCTTATATAACCACTGTCTTTTTCGGCATCTAAATAAAGACCTTTTAATGTTTCATTAGATTCTAAATCGATTGCGAAAGGATCTTCTTCAGGTGTTACATTGCCATGACATCTGTCATAAAATTTAGTAATTCCTCTTTTTTCTGCATTTTCTTTACCATAAAAGTTTCTTTCCCCAAAGGCAAAGACTCTTTTAGGATTAGCATTTAACCAAAAGTTAACTAAATCAAAATGGTGTGTTGATTTATGAACTAGTAGTCCACCGCTATTTACTTTATTTCTATGCCATCTTCTATAGTAATCTGCACCATGTTGTGTATTTAATAACCATTCAAAATGAACAGAGAAAACTTGCCCAATCACTCCTGTTGAAATTAATTCACGCACTTTAGTATTGTTTGGTGAATATCTATAGTTAAAGGTTACTTTAATGTTTCTTCCTGTTTCTTTTTGAACATCTAAGATTTCTTGGATTTTTTCTGCATCAATTGTCATTGGTTTTTCAGTAACCACATCACAGCCTTTTCTCATTGATCGAATAATATAATCATGGTGAGTTCTATCAATGCTTGTTACAATAACATAATCAGGTTTTAACTCATCTAGCATCTTATCAAAGTCTAGATAGTGATACGTTTTAACCTCTTGATAACCTAATTCTTTTAGTGCTTTATTTGTGAAGTCCATTCTAGTTTGACTCATATCACAAATAGCTAATAGTTCTGATGTTTCTTTATATGTTGTCGCGATTGCTTCATAAAACATTCTAGAACGCCCACCGACACCAACAATTACATATTTTTTCTTACTCATTTACTTTTCCTCATTTCTTATATTTATATTTAAATTAAAGTGATTTAGTATGGTTTCTGCATATCCCTTCGAATAGATACTAATTAGGTCTTTATCATAATAAATATCCATTAAAATGGTACCTAGATTTTCTCCAATTAAGTAAACTGTTAAATTAAGTCCCTTTTCTTTTTCATTAGCATAGGCTATATAAGGATATTTATTTTCTAAAATACCTTTACTATAGTTACTAGTAGAAAAATTGATTTCTATGCCATTAAGATTAATATGTGCTTTATCCTCAATGATTTCTAAAAAAACTCTATTTTTATCGTCTTGATATAACTTACTAAAATTATTGTTATTAGAAATTCTTTTATCTATTAGAAAATATTTTTTAGTATTCTGCTCTTTTTTATCAAAAAAATTATTAAATAG contains:
- the aspS gene encoding aspartate--tRNA ligase; translation: MKNKYTHHNNELTLNNVGEAVLLKGWVAKKRNLGGLIFIDLRDHFGITQLVIRPEHPQYELISSLKSEYVIEVSGTVLERENKNNQIITGQIEVDVKNLVLLNESETPVISMQEESESLEETRLKYRYLDLRRPSVQKYLIKRHEITQSIRQTLLNNKFYELETPILAKSTPEGARDYLVPSRLYEGQFYALPQSPQIFKQLYMVAGFEKYFQVAKCFRDEDLRADRQPEFTQIDVEASFITQEDIMELTEEVFANLFKNVLNKKITLPLQKMDYKDALNLYGSDKPDTRFECLIEDLTSILNGYAIPLFEGKETIRAIRVKNDKSITRKKLDEYAALVKKHHGEALAFLRKENGQLSGSIAKFIEKEDFILEDELVLIVPGKTENVLPALGALRLKVASDLNMIDETKDNLLWVVNWPLLEYDSEEQRYYAMHHPFTAPQDAHILENNPKDSLAQAYDIVWNGYEVGGGSIRIHRQQVQNLMFKTLGFSQEEIKSKFGFFVEALKYGTPPHGGIALGLDRVVMLATKTNNIKDVVAFPKTQSAKDLMLEAPDFVEPIQLKELNIKVDSKNE
- the hisS gene encoding histidine--tRNA ligase, translated to MITKVKGTYDLLFDETRRWQALEQKVRKIFEVYNYSEIRTPIMEYSKVFHRETEQSEMVTKETYNFLDRSDRELTLRPEGTAGVIRSYVENKLYVNQDVSKFYYMGPNFRYERPQKGRYRQFSQFGIEAVGSDSPYLDIEVVSLAYETIKRLGLKGVRVRINTLGDAESRKNYQEILVDHFSKHKETLCEDCQKRIDKNPLRILDCKIDKDHIALQTAPVPAEHLTPAAHERYMLVLKGLNEANIPYETAPKLVRGLDYYSHTVFEIEADIEGFGAQNVLGGGGCYQKLVQELGGPDLSGIGFAFGMERLLLALEAEDISLIDEDKLDAYILTFDNKDSLVSTTLLNQLRSNDIKAEMNYMNRNFKGQLKQAIKQNASYLLILGEEEIKNQMITIKNTKTETQETIPNKIVVKHLKELLKK
- a CDS encoding GNAT family N-acetyltransferase; translated protein: MASSVLFSNYMLRDIQLDDYKDLFEYGSDYKVIKLLSWGPYLTKTEAYDTIKYHFLERPKRGLPVGYAIVDLKLNKMIGTLDFHTIHPDNTVEIGYVLNSNYWNQGIMKKAVSKLIKIGFFQLNYETLLIGHAESNLASMKVIKANHFKLIEIKKMNYYNRFEQEYEDTYWYQLTKKEYENDYKG
- a CDS encoding AI-2E family transporter; translation: MINKKLINILVLLAIIYVAILLIPYAFPVAKRILIALLPLIFAFILAFVLNPAVNFLERFKVHRGLAIVILYSTVIIGITLIVIYIIKPAVPNLTNLSNGVRNIITEIGQLFNINTDEFSNYVVEFVDKVVARINNLFTATNGTVEEVAQIFIGAIVMVIVGITFLFNFNKIKQKVTEHLKEKNEHTYQYVKTLSTELNNYVRVEIIIAGIQFLEYTTLFLILSIFNHALLPYALIVGITASVLSLIPYFGGYLSITFSGIVIMGVAHAAIPILGLIIFMLIFPQLDGYVINPKIYKKQLKINPVISIAFVLVGSAVFGIYGTILSLPVLVITVITYRYYHEPIKSKLKQMKDSI
- the dtd gene encoding D-aminoacyl-tRNA deacylase, whose product is MKVVVQRVTEANVTVSNKVIGSINEGLLVYVGFTLEDTEEHVNKMIQKIIKLRIFEDSEQKMNLNILDVKGSCLLISQFTLYADASKNNRPSFTKALNREKASLLYQTFVKKMKEFIPTEEGEFGADMKIASINNGPVTIIIEI
- a CDS encoding RelA/SpoT family protein → MQVDPLYEALLDDVSKYITKKEDLDKIEKAYLLAKSKHTGQMRRSGEPYIIHPVAVTRILAGLNAGPNTLVAGLLHDIVEDTDVTFDDLTQMFGKDVASLIDGVTKLTKLSFNQEGTQSDNHQKMLLAMARDIRVVIIKIADRLHNMRTLDFMPKDKQVRIASETLEIYAPLAHRLGLFRIKAELEDRSLRYTDPGMYYKVNNLIKLKMEQREHSIELVIENIKTMFKEYDLNQYEIKGRIKNIYSIYKKMVKNNRDFEDIYDLLAVRIIVDKVENCYQALGLIHANYTPIPRRFKDYIAVPKPNLYQSLHTTVLANDGTLFEVQIRTKEMDDIAENGIAAHWAYKENKAYSKEKEQFEIAEKLKWYGELLKMSEDDDDRDGGSESFVETVKSDILSANVYIFTPKGQVVELPKGSTPIDFAFRIHTDLGTRMVGAIVNDRIVPLEYELKTGDIISIKINKNSSGPSDDWLKIAKSSHARHKIKGFLNKKNKDFLVQSGKDQLEKEFIANKITQSLDDNFVKKNFEKNMISTLSDLYHEIGKNTISVKTVINKIVQPEVDKEAMLQKQMEKATRQIIAQSETGVIVDGLTNPQLKLANCCTPVLNDEVAGYVTKGSGIVIHRLDCPNLSEYDKNRLIPAYWGKNVTRKFGTWVKLVGTTRDSLISEVITTINALGISILEMNAVSNTKLESTVKLKVSVANFDELSKLIANLHKVSQVYQIERDIR